The genomic window ACTGGCTTGGCACCCCGAGCACAATCATCTGGCTTACGGCAGCAGCAGCCAAGTCCAAGTTTGGGACATTGCCACTAACACCCAAATCACTGAACTGGAATTTCAAAACTCGTCCGTGCTTCACTTGACTTGGCATCCCGCCGGTAAATGCCTCACGGCCAGTGGCCACGGCGGGATGAAAATATGGTTCGCCGATGACTGGCAGCGTGACTTCAAACTAATCGAAGTCCCCGGTGCTAGCCTCTGGGCCACTTGGTCAGGCGACGGTCGCTATCTCGCATCGGGAAATCTCGATCGCACGCTCACGGTAGCGGAATGGGATAGTCCACCGCCCTGGCTAATGCAAGGATTTCCGGGGAAAGTCAATCAACTCGACTGGTCAACTCAGTCTGGTGCACCACTCCTCGCCGCATCCTGCGTTGAAGCGATTACGGTTTGGCAACGCGGCGATAAATCAGAATCTGGTTGGCAATCCCAGGTGCTGAAACATCACCGTGATCGGGTTAACGCCATCGCCTTTCAACCCGATTCACGGCTACTCGCATCCGCCAGCCAAGACGGCCAGGTTGCGCTATGGCACAACGGCAAACGCCTAGCCCAAGTCTTACAGAATTTTACGGCGGGCGCGAGCTGTTTAGCCTGGCATCCCAATGGCCAACAACTCGCAGCAGGCGGCAGTGCCGGGGAAATTCAAGTTTGGCAGATCGCCAACCGGGCCAAAGGATTTGGCTCAGCCAGATAATTGGCCCCAGCCGATTCAGTCTTACGGCCTTACAAAAAACGATCGCAGTTTGAACTACGATCGCCCTTAAAACATCACAAACTCAAATCCACAATCCA from Romeriopsis navalis LEGE 11480 includes these protein-coding regions:
- a CDS encoding WD40 repeat domain-containing protein, which encodes MKIPKIQLNQHWHSHLSDYITKTSWSPDGTHLAASSASGEVALYKSLTEVIILRSADENAINSLSFSANGQFLAVGGQSGEVIVWDIHTPNCPIVLHRSHPGKWIDQLAWHPEHNHLAYGSSSQVQVWDIATNTQITELEFQNSSVLHLTWHPAGKCLTASGHGGMKIWFADDWQRDFKLIEVPGASLWATWSGDGRYLASGNLDRTLTVAEWDSPPPWLMQGFPGKVNQLDWSTQSGAPLLAASCVEAITVWQRGDKSESGWQSQVLKHHRDRVNAIAFQPDSRLLASASQDGQVALWHNGKRLAQVLQNFTAGASCLAWHPNGQQLAAGGSAGEIQVWQIANRAKGFGSAR